One stretch of Pararhizobium qamdonense DNA includes these proteins:
- a CDS encoding response regulator transcription factor, whose translation MSDKRQLIAIVDDDNRVRQALRELLESAEYDALSFDGAETLLASLDLARITCVVTDIGMPGLDGFRLREILHRDHPQLPVILITGRYELVEKLSAEDASSVLRKPFSGKAFLSVISQRLGLQ comes from the coding sequence ATGTCTGACAAGCGTCAACTCATCGCTATAGTTGATGACGACAACCGCGTTAGGCAAGCATTACGGGAATTGTTGGAGTCGGCAGAATATGATGCCCTTTCCTTCGATGGTGCTGAAACACTTTTGGCCAGCCTAGACCTTGCCCGTATTACTTGTGTCGTAACTGATATTGGCATGCCTGGACTGGATGGGTTCCGGCTCCGAGAAATCCTTCACCGGGACCATCCGCAACTCCCCGTCATATTGATTACGGGTCGCTACGAGTTGGTTGAAAAACTCTCAGCCGAAGACGCCTCCTCAGTTTTAAGGAAGCCCTTCAGCGGTAAAGCTTTTCTATCAGTGATCAGTCAGAGGCTAGGCCTACAGTAG